A window from Citrobacter amalonaticus encodes these proteins:
- the tssM gene encoding type VI secretion system membrane subunit TssM produces MPKFKVSALWLLVLAWIFLLVWIWWKGPSWSFYDEHWLKPLTNRWLATAAWGIVALGWLTVRVMKRLQQLEKQQKLQREEAQDPLSVELNIQQRYLDRWLLRLQRHLDNRRYLWQLPWYMVIGPAGSGKTTLLREGFPSDIIYTPEAVRGAEQRVYLTPHVGKQAVIFDIDGALCEQPDADILHRRLWEHLLGWLVEKRARQPLNGIILTLDLPDLLTADKRRREHLLQTLRSRLQDIRQYLHCQLPVYVVLTRLDLLYGFAALFQSLNKKDRDTILGVTFTLSAHESEDWRTELNAFWQDWCERMNQSMPDLMLAQSHMRSSLFSFIRQMQGSRESLVTLLDGLLDGENMDVMLRGVYLTSSLQRGQMDDIFTQSAARQYRLGSNPLSAWPLVDTVPYFTRNLFPQVLLSEPNLAGESRAWLVSSRRRLTVFSAAGGALALLLIIGWHHYYDVNYASGIQVLKQAQAFMAIRPPQGMDDYGDLQLPLLNPVRDATLAYGDWDDRSRLADMGLYQGRRVGPYVEQTYLQLLEQRYLPALFNGLVKEMDAAPPESEEKLAVLRVMRMLEDKSGRNNDVVKQYMAKRWSDKFHGQRDTQVQLMSHLDYALKHTDWHAERAAGDGDAIGRWAPYDKPVVSAQKELSKLPVYQRVYQSLKTRALGVLSADLNLRDQVGPTFEQVFVSSDDNKLVVPQFLTRYGLQSYFVKQRDELVELTAMDSWVLNIIHSVKYSDADRAEIQRQLTEQYISDYTATWRSGMDNLNVRDYESIAQLTAALEQIISGDQPLQRALTALRDNTQPTVLSEKLSDKERAEALGEPDYRLLTRLGHEFAPENSTLAVQNNKENTLQAVYQQLTELHRYLLAIQNAPVPGKSALKAVQLRLDQNSSDPIFATRQMAKTLPAPLNRWVGKLADQAWHVVMVEAVHYMEIDWRDNVVKPFNEQLANSYPFNPRSSQDVSLDAFERFFKPDGVLDTFWQQNLKLFIENDLSRDGGDGVIIREDVIRQLDTAQKIRDIFFSKQNGLGTQFAVETVSLSGNKRRSVLNLDGQLVDYSQGRNYTAHLVWPNNMREGNESKLTLVGTSGGAPRSISFNGPWAQFRLFGAGQLTSVEEGTFSVRFNVDGGAMVYRIHADTEDNPFSGGLFSQFRLPDTLY; encoded by the coding sequence ATGCCAAAATTTAAGGTCTCCGCGTTATGGCTATTGGTGCTGGCATGGATCTTTCTGCTGGTATGGATCTGGTGGAAAGGCCCGTCATGGTCATTCTATGACGAACATTGGCTCAAACCGCTGACAAACCGCTGGCTGGCGACAGCGGCGTGGGGGATTGTCGCCCTGGGGTGGCTGACTGTCCGGGTGATGAAGCGTCTGCAGCAGCTTGAGAAACAGCAAAAGTTGCAGCGCGAGGAAGCGCAGGACCCGCTCAGTGTGGAGTTGAATATTCAACAGCGCTACCTCGACAGGTGGCTGCTGCGTTTACAGCGTCATCTCGACAACCGCCGTTACCTGTGGCAATTGCCGTGGTATATGGTTATCGGTCCTGCCGGGAGCGGCAAAACCACCCTGTTACGGGAAGGTTTCCCATCCGATATCATTTATACACCGGAAGCGGTACGCGGTGCAGAGCAACGCGTATATCTGACGCCACATGTTGGCAAACAGGCGGTGATTTTTGATATTGACGGCGCACTCTGTGAACAACCTGATGCGGATATTCTGCATCGCCGCTTATGGGAACATCTACTGGGATGGCTGGTGGAAAAACGTGCCCGCCAACCGCTGAACGGGATCATTCTCACCCTCGATTTACCCGACCTGTTGACGGCCGACAAACGCCGCCGCGAACATCTGTTGCAGACGCTGCGTAGCCGTTTGCAGGATATACGTCAGTATCTTCACTGCCAGTTACCGGTTTACGTGGTGCTGACCCGGCTGGACTTATTGTACGGTTTTGCAGCCCTGTTTCAGTCGCTGAACAAAAAAGATCGCGATACCATCCTCGGGGTTACGTTTACTCTCAGCGCCCATGAAAGTGAAGACTGGCGTACCGAACTGAACGCTTTCTGGCAGGACTGGTGCGAACGGATGAACCAGTCCATGCCCGATCTGATGTTGGCGCAGAGCCATATGCGCAGTTCATTGTTCAGTTTTATTCGCCAGATGCAGGGAAGCAGGGAGTCTCTGGTGACCCTGCTTGATGGTCTTCTGGACGGTGAAAATATGGACGTGATGCTGCGTGGCGTGTATCTGACGTCATCACTGCAACGCGGTCAGATGGATGACATCTTTACACAGTCTGCCGCCCGGCAATACCGGCTCGGCAGTAATCCGCTAAGTGCCTGGCCACTGGTGGATACCGTACCTTACTTTACCCGCAATCTGTTTCCCCAGGTACTTCTGTCGGAGCCGAACCTGGCTGGCGAAAGCCGCGCCTGGCTGGTAAGCAGCCGTAGACGTCTTACCGTCTTTTCTGCCGCGGGTGGAGCGTTGGCGCTATTGCTCATCATCGGCTGGCACCATTATTACGATGTTAACTACGCCTCCGGTATCCAGGTACTGAAACAAGCTCAGGCCTTTATGGCGATCAGGCCACCCCAGGGGATGGATGACTACGGTGATCTACAATTGCCATTACTCAATCCAGTACGCGATGCGACGTTGGCCTACGGCGACTGGGACGATCGCAGTCGACTGGCCGATATGGGGTTGTACCAGGGAAGGCGTGTCGGGCCGTATGTGGAGCAAACCTATCTGCAACTACTGGAGCAGCGTTATCTGCCCGCCTTGTTCAACGGTCTGGTGAAAGAAATGGATGCCGCCCCACCGGAGAGCGAAGAAAAACTCGCCGTGCTGCGAGTGATGAGAATGCTGGAGGACAAAAGCGGACGTAATAATGACGTAGTGAAGCAATACATGGCGAAGCGCTGGAGTGATAAGTTCCACGGCCAGCGCGATACCCAAGTGCAACTGATGTCTCATCTCGACTATGCGCTGAAACATACCGACTGGCATGCTGAACGTGCTGCGGGTGATGGGGACGCGATCGGTCGTTGGGCACCGTATGACAAACCGGTGGTGTCAGCACAGAAAGAGTTAAGCAAACTGCCCGTTTACCAGCGGGTCTACCAGAGCCTTAAAACCCGGGCGTTGGGAGTACTGTCCGCCGATTTGAACCTGCGCGATCAGGTTGGCCCAACATTCGAACAGGTATTTGTTTCCTCAGATGACAATAAGCTGGTTGTCCCGCAGTTTCTTACCCGCTATGGGCTCCAGAGTTATTTTGTGAAGCAGCGTGATGAACTGGTGGAACTGACGGCAATGGATTCCTGGGTACTGAATATTATTCACAGTGTTAAATACAGTGACGCAGACCGTGCTGAAATCCAGCGCCAGTTAACCGAACAGTATATTAGTGACTACACCGCCACCTGGCGGTCAGGGATGGATAACCTTAACGTACGCGATTATGAATCCATTGCGCAGTTAACCGCCGCGCTGGAGCAGATTATCAGCGGCGACCAGCCTCTACAACGAGCGTTGACGGCGTTGCGGGATAACACACAGCCGACCGTTCTTTCCGAAAAGCTATCTGATAAAGAACGCGCAGAAGCATTGGGAGAGCCGGATTATCGTCTGCTGACCCGTCTCGGTCATGAGTTTGCGCCGGAAAACAGCACGCTGGCGGTTCAGAATAATAAAGAAAATACCCTGCAAGCGGTCTATCAGCAGTTAACGGAATTGCACCGCTATCTGCTGGCTATCCAGAACGCACCGGTACCCGGTAAATCGGCACTCAAAGCCGTTCAGTTACGCCTTGACCAGAACAGCAGCGACCCTATTTTTGCGACCCGGCAGATGGCGAAAACTCTGCCTGCGCCGCTTAACCGCTGGGTGGGAAAACTGGCAGATCAGGCCTGGCATGTGGTGATGGTAGAAGCGGTTCACTATATGGAAATTGACTGGCGCGACAACGTGGTAAAACCGTTTAACGAACAACTGGCAAATAGTTATCCATTTAATCCTCGTTCTTCGCAGGATGTGTCTCTGGATGCATTTGAGCGCTTCTTTAAACCGGATGGCGTGCTGGATACTTTCTGGCAGCAAAACCTGAAACTGTTCATTGAAAATGACCTGAGCCGTGACGGGGGCGACGGTGTCATTATCCGTGAGGATGTCATCCGGCAACTGGATACCGCACAGAAAATCCGCGACATCTTCTTCAGTAAACAGAATGGCCTGGGAACGCAGTTTGCGGTGGAGACCGTTTCGCTTTCCGGCAACAAACGCCGTAGCGTGTTGAACCTCGACGGTCAGTTAGTGGACTACAGCCAGGGTCGTAACTACACCGCGCATCTGGTCTGGCCGAACAACATGCGCGAAGGCAATGAAAGCAAGCTGACGCTGGTGGGTACCAGCGGTGGCGCACCGCGCAGTATCAGTTTCAACGGGCCGTGGGCGCAGTTCCGCCTGTTCGGAGCCGGACAGCTAACCAGCGTGGAAGAGGGAACATTCAGCGTGCGCTTTAACGTTGACGGTGGCGCGATGGTCTACCGGATACACGCTGACACTGAAGACAACCCATTCAGCGGCGG
- the tssA gene encoding type VI secretion system protein TssA, producing the protein MDLRDPNVWISHLLETLPEEKLSGALKDDSPEWEYIDGEIVKLGSLAHGQLDIAEIQRRGLVLLASECKDFRLLAHLLRTLQHAGNLPLALRLLALYVEHYWAVTAPRMSHKKRFAAQVIKRFDAGIPGFVGKATTAQRDAVLGELATLAQSWRMQDVPELALATDDLLVLFQRAFHDAGPALSSSQGMSDNVPQDVTIPARDAPQTITTVPAVPAPQVTVDSHDDTAWRDTLLKVAAILCERKPDSPLGYRLRRHALWQTITSTPPAESDGRTPLAAVSADMAAEYQSRLTCVDLALWQQVEQSLLLAPYWLDGHYLSAQIAQRLGYRQAEEAIREEAGFFLARLPALADLLFNDRTPFISEQTKRWLTSSTSHSQAVPVLQSTEEMQAARACFTEQGLEAALQYLETLPEGDPRDQFHRLYQGAQLMEEAGMVKLAQQQYRMLSEEGLRMVVADWEPSLFKQLKQKFTAEQ; encoded by the coding sequence ATGGATCTGCGTGACCCGAATGTCTGGATTTCGCACCTGCTGGAAACACTACCGGAAGAAAAACTGAGCGGCGCTCTGAAAGATGACTCTCCTGAGTGGGAGTATATTGACGGAGAAATCGTCAAACTCGGTTCGCTGGCGCACGGTCAGCTTGATATTGCGGAAATACAGCGTCGGGGACTGGTGCTTCTGGCCTCAGAGTGTAAAGATTTTCGTCTGCTGGCGCATTTGTTGCGTACTCTGCAACATGCAGGCAACCTGCCGCTGGCCCTGCGCCTGCTGGCGCTGTACGTAGAGCATTACTGGGCAGTGACTGCGCCGCGCATGTCGCACAAAAAACGTTTTGCAGCACAGGTCATAAAACGTTTTGACGCAGGTATACCCGGTTTTGTAGGAAAAGCGACCACAGCACAGCGCGACGCGGTGTTGGGTGAACTGGCGACACTGGCGCAAAGCTGGCGGATGCAGGATGTTCCAGAACTGGCACTGGCGACGGATGATCTGCTCGTACTTTTTCAGCGCGCATTCCATGATGCCGGGCCTGCGTTATCTTCCTCTCAGGGAATGTCTGACAACGTACCGCAGGATGTCACCATACCTGCACGTGACGCCCCGCAGACTATCACCACCGTGCCTGCTGTTCCGGCTCCGCAGGTGACTGTCGACAGTCACGACGATACTGCCTGGCGCGACACGTTGCTGAAAGTCGCCGCTATCCTTTGCGAACGCAAACCTGACTCGCCGCTGGGCTACCGTCTACGCCGCCATGCGCTTTGGCAAACCATTACCAGCACGCCTCCGGCCGAGAGTGATGGTCGTACCCCGCTGGCGGCGGTTTCTGCTGATATGGCTGCAGAGTATCAGTCCCGGTTAACCTGCGTGGATCTGGCGCTGTGGCAGCAGGTGGAGCAGAGCCTGCTGCTGGCTCCGTACTGGCTGGACGGGCATTACCTTTCCGCACAGATAGCACAGCGTCTCGGGTACAGGCAGGCAGAAGAGGCCATCCGTGAGGAAGCTGGTTTTTTTCTTGCGCGTCTTCCGGCGCTTGCCGATCTGCTGTTTAACGACCGCACACCTTTTATCAGCGAGCAGACAAAACGGTGGCTGACCTCATCAACATCCCACAGTCAGGCCGTACCAGTACTGCAATCCACAGAGGAAATGCAAGCTGCCAGGGCATGTTTTACCGAGCAAGGGCTGGAAGCTGCACTGCAGTACCTGGAGACATTGCCAGAAGGCGATCCCCGCGATCAGTTCCACCGCCTGTACCAGGGCGCTCAGCTAATGGAAGAGGCCGGAATGGTAAAACTTGCGCAGCAACAATACCGGATGCTGTCCGAAGAAGGCTTGCGAATGGTGGTGGCAGACTGGGAGCCCTCACTCTTCAAACAGCTCAAGCAGAAGTTCACGGCAGAACAGTAA
- the vasI gene encoding type VI secretion system-associated protein VasI, with the protein MSGMRVTRQFWLLAVGLLTGLFAGSVPAETPSASGIVQGTAAAISDDEQATLQAMQACRRESAALERLDCYDNLLAPLSPAGFNGALVRASFVGEAWTRATEQEKRRQDKSTELLVTQTPGERPMVVITTPAIGHVPPRPVLMLSCVDNITRMQVALIKAMDTHDIAVSLSADDKTFHSRWFVRENGTLLESSRGLSGIDEIKQLFGAKTLTIDTGPESAAGKLTFNINGLAQAIAPLREACHWAGE; encoded by the coding sequence ATGAGTGGGATGCGCGTTACACGCCAGTTCTGGCTGTTAGCGGTCGGCCTGCTGACAGGACTGTTTGCCGGATCCGTACCCGCAGAAACACCCTCTGCATCTGGCATCGTGCAGGGTACAGCTGCGGCTATATCAGATGACGAGCAGGCGACGCTACAGGCAATGCAGGCCTGTCGTCGTGAATCAGCAGCCCTGGAACGTCTTGACTGTTATGACAATTTGCTCGCCCCTCTTTCACCGGCGGGGTTTAACGGTGCGCTGGTCAGGGCCAGTTTTGTGGGGGAAGCCTGGACTCGCGCCACGGAGCAGGAGAAACGCCGTCAGGATAAGAGTACGGAACTGCTGGTAACGCAGACGCCAGGAGAACGTCCGATGGTGGTGATCACCACGCCAGCTATTGGTCATGTTCCGCCGCGCCCGGTGCTGATGTTGAGTTGTGTGGACAATATTACCCGAATGCAGGTGGCGCTGATCAAAGCGATGGATACACATGATATCGCCGTCAGCCTGAGTGCCGATGACAAAACATTCCACAGCCGCTGGTTTGTGCGTGAAAACGGCACGCTTCTGGAATCCAGCCGGGGATTATCCGGCATCGACGAGATTAAACAGCTGTTTGGCGCGAAGACGCTTACTATTGATACCGGTCCGGAGAGCGCTGCCGGAAAACTCACTTTTAATATCAATGGACTGGCGCAGGCTATCGCCCCGCTGCGTGAAGCCTGTCATTGGGCGGGAGAATAA